From the Gemmatimonadota bacterium genome, the window CTTCGTACGCCGGGAAGACCTGAACGCCGTGCTGCCGGTCGCGGAGGAGATCGCGGCGCGCGAGTCGACAATGGCGAAGGCCCTGCGGGCGGGAAGCCAGGGCGCCGAAATCCTGGGCTCGGACTACGAGCTGATGCTCGAAAGAGAGACGTGATGAGGAATAACGGAGCGGGACGTCTCGATACGTCCGCGGTCAGCGACGCGCTGGACCGCCTGGGGATCGCGGGACAGGCCCACGGCATCCGGCCCCTCGACCCCCGGTTCCGACTCTGGGGGAGGGCGTTCACGGTGCGCCTGGTCCCGACCACCGGCCGGGGCGGCACCGTCGGCGACTTCATCGACGACGTCGATCCCGAGGGGGTCGTCGTCCTGGACAACGGCGGGCGCGCGGACGCGAGCGTCTGGGGCGACCTGCTCACCCAAACCGCAGAGCGCAGGGGAGTGGGCGGTACGGTGATCCACGGGGTCTGCCGGGACTCGGCCCGCATACGGGATCTGTGGTATCCTGTGTTCAGCCGCGGAACCTACATGCGCACCGGAAAGGACCGCGTGCGCGCGGAAACCATCGGGGAGCTCGTCTCGCTGGGGCACGCATCGGTGGTCGCGGGTGATCTGATCGTGGGCGACGCCGACGGGGTGGTGGTCGTGCCCCGGGCGCAGGAAGAGGCGGTACTCGATCTTGCCCGCGAGATCGCAGACGCAGAGGACCGGATTCGTGAGGCGATCAAGGCGGGCGGCTCCCTGCGGGAGGCGCGCAGGGCGGTCGGCTACCACCGCCTTCAGCGCACCTCGTGAAATCGGCCAAGGCCACCTCCAGGACCCCCAAACCCGCGACGATCGACGTCCCGTTTCGGGGAGGATCGCTGTCGGTCGCCTACCTGCACCGGCCCGGCCGGAAGGAGACCCTGCTCTACCTCCACGGTCTGGGATCCACCAAGCAGGACTTCGGCGGCGCGTGGGCCGTGCCCGAGTGGAGCGAGTACACGCTCGTTGCCTTCGACGCGCCCGGCTGCGGCGAGACTCGCGGCTACAGAAACGGCGTTCTGCTCGGCGTGGACGACATCGTCCGCGTCGCCCAGGCCCTGGTGGATCGACTCGGGCTGGAGGGGATCACGGTGATCGGGCACAGCATGGGAGGATTGGCGGGACTCCTCTTCTCGCTCCGCAACGCACGCGCGGTGACGCGCTTCGCCAGCGTGGAGGGCAACCTGGGCCCGGAGGACTGCGCCCTCTACAGCCGCCGGGTCTTCCAGCAGCGCTTCCTGGGCTGGGAGCGGGAGTTCTTCGAGGATCTCGAGCGGGAGCTCCGGGCGTCGGGCGCGGCCGGCACCGAGCGGGCCGCGGACACGCTGAGGGCCAACGTCCACGCACACGCCTTCTTCGACTACTGCCGCTCCATCGTCGAGTACTCCGATCACGCGCCGCTCAGGGACGAGTTCGTGGGGCTGGCGTGCGCTCGGCTTTACGTCCACGGGGAAGAGAACGACCATCTGTCGCACCCGGCCTACCTGGCGGAGAGGGGCGTTCCCGTGGCGGCGGTGCCCCGCAGCAACCACTTCCCGGCGTGGTCCAACCCGGACGCCTACTATCGTGTGCTGGTCGACTTCATCGGGGCGGAAGCATGAACCTTTCCAAGCTCGCAGCCGGGATCCGGGAGGCGCACGAACACGTGCCCCTGGCCGACGTCAACGACCACCGCGTGATCCTGGCGGTGAACGAGAAGCCCTATCCGTGGCACGAACACCCCAACTCGGACGAGCTCTTCCTGGTGGTCGAGGGCATCCTGAGGCTGGAGCTGGCCGACGGGAAGCGCGTGGATCTCCAGCCTCTCGACACCTATCTCGTGCCGGGGGGCACGGTGCATCGGACCATCCCTCTGGGCCGCTGCGTGAACCTGGTGTTCCAGAGGGCGGGCACAGAGACGCGGTTCGCGGAGGAGGCGGAATCGTGAGGGAACCGCTTGCGGAAGCGCCGCGGGTCGCGCGGATCGCGCTCGTCCAGACTGCGCCGGGCGAGAGCCTGGAGGCGTCGGCCGAGCAAGCCCTGGCGCGAATGCGGGAGGCCCGGTCGGCGGGCGCGGAGATCGTAGCTTTTCCCGAGGTACACCTGAGCCCGTTCTTTCCTCAGTTCCCGGGGCGGGATGCGTCAGGGTACGCGCTCACCATAGATCACCCGATCATCACGGCCTTCAGGGACCTATCCCGGGAGCTGGGCATCGTCGCGATGCCCAACGTCTACCTGGAGGAGAACGGCCGGTTCTTCGACGCGTCGCTGGTGATCGGAACGAGCGGCGAGCTCCTCGGGATCTCCAAGATGGTGCACGTCGTGCAGGCACCCTGCTTCTACGAGCAGGACTACTACGAGCCTTCCGACACGGGCTTCCGCGTCTACGAGACGCCCTTCGGCCGGATCGGCGTGGTCGTCTGCTTCGATCGGCACTACCCGGAGAGCTTGCGGACCTGCGTTCTGCGAGGGGCGGAGCTCATCGTGATCCCGACCGTCAACACTCGCGACGAAGACCTCGAGATGTTCGAGTGGGAACTCAGGGTGGCGGCCGCCCAGAACGGCGTCTTCATCGGCATGTGCAATCGGGCCGGTCGGGAGCACGCGATGGACTTCTGCGGCGCCTCGATCGTGGTCGGACCGGCGGGTGAGGTGATCGCAGTAGCGGGGGACACGGAAGAGATCCTCCACGCGGAGCTGGACCTGGGAAGGATCGAAGAAGAGCGCGATCGCAGGCCGTACCTGGAGCTTCGGCGTCCGGAGACGTTCGAGCGCTGAGCAATCCGACACATCAACCGCACAACGGTTGACATATGATTCATACGAACGTATGTATTAGTCCATGAACAACGACAACAAACTCGGCGCGACCACCCGCGACGCACTCGTGCGGCACGGTCGCGAGCTGTTCGCGGACCGCGGCTTCGAGGGCGCCTCGATCCGGGCGATCACGGGCTCGGCGGGCGCCAACCTGGGCGCGGTCACCTACCACTTCGGGTCCAAGGACGCGCTCTACGCGGAGGTGCTACGCAGCGTGGTGGCGCCGCTGCGGGAGCGGATCCAGGCGGCGCTCGCAGGCGGCGGCAGCCCGCTCGACCGGGTCGAGGGCGTGATGCGCGCTTTCTTCGGGCACCACCGCGACAACCCGGACATGGCGCGGCTGATGCTCCAGCGGATCGCCGCGGGTCA encodes:
- a CDS encoding alpha/beta hydrolase; this encodes MKSAKATSRTPKPATIDVPFRGGSLSVAYLHRPGRKETLLYLHGLGSTKQDFGGAWAVPEWSEYTLVAFDAPGCGETRGYRNGVLLGVDDIVRVAQALVDRLGLEGITVIGHSMGGLAGLLFSLRNARAVTRFASVEGNLGPEDCALYSRRVFQQRFLGWEREFFEDLERELRASGAAGTERAADTLRANVHAHAFFDYCRSIVEYSDHAPLRDEFVGLACARLYVHGEENDHLSHPAYLAERGVPVAAVPRSNHFPAWSNPDAYYRVLVDFIGAEA
- a CDS encoding carbon-nitrogen hydrolase family protein, whose product is MREPLAEAPRVARIALVQTAPGESLEASAEQALARMREARSAGAEIVAFPEVHLSPFFPQFPGRDASGYALTIDHPIITAFRDLSRELGIVAMPNVYLEENGRFFDASLVIGTSGELLGISKMVHVVQAPCFYEQDYYEPSDTGFRVYETPFGRIGVVVCFDRHYPESLRTCVLRGAELIVIPTVNTRDEDLEMFEWELRVAAAQNGVFIGMCNRAGREHAMDFCGASIVVGPAGEVIAVAGDTEEILHAELDLGRIEEERDRRPYLELRRPETFER
- a CDS encoding RraA family protein translates to MRNNGAGRLDTSAVSDALDRLGIAGQAHGIRPLDPRFRLWGRAFTVRLVPTTGRGGTVGDFIDDVDPEGVVVLDNGGRADASVWGDLLTQTAERRGVGGTVIHGVCRDSARIRDLWYPVFSRGTYMRTGKDRVRAETIGELVSLGHASVVAGDLIVGDADGVVVVPRAQEEAVLDLAREIADAEDRIREAIKAGGSLREARRAVGYHRLQRTS
- a CDS encoding cupin domain-containing protein, with product MNLSKLAAGIREAHEHVPLADVNDHRVILAVNEKPYPWHEHPNSDELFLVVEGILRLELADGKRVDLQPLDTYLVPGGTVHRTIPLGRCVNLVFQRAGTETRFAEEAES
- a CDS encoding TetR/AcrR family transcriptional regulator, which translates into the protein MNNDNKLGATTRDALVRHGRELFADRGFEGASIRAITGSAGANLGAVTYHFGSKDALYAEVLRSVVAPLRERIQAALAGGGSPLDRVEGVMRAFFGHHRDNPDMARLMLQRIAAGQPPPPPVASIVREILRSLAGLIAEGQASGEIREGHPVRMALSVVAQPVYLSLVRPILGKVTGDASLADLEALMDHAAEFARAGLSADGGIS